A genomic region of Candidatus Poribacteria bacterium contains the following coding sequences:
- a CDS encoding P1 family peptidase, whose protein sequence is MLIFIVLTGVFWACFISSVNAESTGSDTRARARDIGIQIGTLPTGTHNAITDVEGVKVGHVTLNEGDSIRTGVTAILPSDDIWTARLFGAAYTIHGNGEATGIARINQAGWIESPILLTNTLSVGAVHDGVVRYIVKRYPDNNIVLPIVAECYDGGLNDISGLHITAQHAIEAIENATEGPVTEGSVGGGTGMRCYGFKAGIGTASRVLPEERGGWTVGVLVNSNGGRRSQLRIDGVPVGEEISGSPPKPGRDGSFIIVIATDAPLTHRQLKQVAIRATHGLARTGTPSTDGSGEFVIAFSTANIFPNSTENGTFEIQMLVNWRLSSLFQAVIEATEEAIINSMTMATTTTGREGRTMYAIPLVELQKVMKAHGH, encoded by the coding sequence ATGTTGATTTTTATCGTTCTCACAGGTGTATTTTGGGCATGTTTTATATCCAGCGTAAACGCTGAATCGACAGGCTCAGATACTCGCGCCCGCGCCCGCGACATCGGTATCCAAATAGGAACCCTTCCAACCGGCACGCACAATGCCATCACTGACGTAGAGGGTGTGAAAGTCGGACACGTTACGCTAAACGAAGGCGATTCAATTCGGACAGGGGTTACCGCTATCCTTCCAAGTGATGATATTTGGACAGCACGCCTGTTCGGCGCGGCATACACTATTCACGGTAATGGTGAAGCAACCGGCATTGCCCGTATCAATCAAGCCGGATGGATTGAATCTCCCATTTTGCTTACAAATACACTCAGTGTCGGGGCAGTCCATGATGGTGTTGTGCGTTACATCGTGAAACGCTATCCAGACAACAATATTGTGTTACCCATTGTAGCGGAATGCTACGACGGTGGTTTGAACGACATCAGCGGACTCCACATCACAGCACAGCATGCGATTGAAGCGATTGAGAACGCCACAGAGGGTCCCGTAACTGAAGGAAGCGTCGGAGGCGGTACTGGCATGCGATGCTATGGGTTTAAAGCCGGGATCGGCACAGCCTCCCGCGTCCTGCCTGAAGAACGCGGTGGATGGACAGTCGGGGTCCTTGTTAATTCCAACGGTGGACGTCGTTCGCAACTGCGAATTGATGGGGTTCCTGTTGGCGAGGAAATCAGCGGTTCCCCACCGAAACCGGGAAGAGATGGCTCGTTCATTATTGTTATCGCAACAGATGCCCCGTTGACACATCGCCAATTGAAACAGGTAGCGATCCGTGCTACACATGGATTGGCTCGCACAGGCACGCCGAGTACGGACGGTAGTGGGGAATTCGTCATTGCCTTTTCCACCGCGAACATTTTTCCAAATAGCACCGAAAATGGCACTTTTGAAATCCAAATGCTCGTCAATTGGCGTTTGAGTTCGCTCTTTCAAGCGGTTATTGAAGCCACAGAAGAGGCTATCATCAATTCCATGACAATGGCGACGACAACCACCGGACGCGAAGGCAGAACGATGTATGCGATTCCGTTGGTCGAACTGCAAAAGGTGATGAAGGCACACGGACATTGA